GCCGGTAGCGGGCGATCAATTGCTTTAGGTTGGCCTCGTAGCTGCGCGCGCTAATTTCTTTGGCCGCATCGTTTTCGCCCTGCATCCAGAGCATGCCGATGATCTTGTAGCTTTGACCTGCTGCTTCGAGGCGGCTGAGTTCTTGGTGGATATATGCGATGTGTTCATCCACTAGGTGCAGGTTTTGTTTGCGATCCCCTTTTTCGACGGCTTTGGATTTATCGGCCGACCACTCGGGGTTCCATGCGCCATAGAGCGCCGTGCCGCCTTGAGCGCGTTTGATAAATAGGTATTCTTGATCTGGATTTGCTTGTGCCAGCTCGATCCCAACAAAGAGCTCCGGCCCAAAACGATCGCTGAAATCGTATTTCTCTGTGGAGTAAGTAAAGTAGGTGAGCGGAGCCGTGGACTTGCCGTTATAAGTCAGCGACACTTGCTTTGCCGCATCTTCGACTCGTGCTTTGTCCTCACTGGAGAGCGCATGATAATTACCCGCGCCTGCCATATTGGATTGCCCCGCGAAGAGCACGACATGGACGGGCTGATCTGCCGATGCAATTACACTAGCCGTCGGACTGAGAGCGCAAAGTGCAGCAGTTAGAATGTATCGCATGTATTTCATGATGAATCGTGCCTCTGCCGTTTATTGAACGCCTGAGTATTGATCGACTTCCATTTCCTTCTCCCATGCTTTCAGCTTTTTGACGAGTTGATCGACTTTTTCGGGATGAGTGGCGGCCAAGTCCTTTTGTTCGCCAATATCATTGGCGATATTATAAAGCTTCAGTGTGCCACTGCGGTAAGCGAGGAGTTTCCAGTCGCCTTCGCGGACGGAGGCGTAGAGGTCTTCATAGGCGCGGTAGCCGAAAAGTGGTTCGCCACGATCGAGTATGCTGTTGTTACGAATGGTTGGTAGCAAGGAGACACCGTCGAGGTTTTCGTATTGGCTAGGGTCACCACCAGCAATTTCGACCAAGGTCGGGAAGAGGTCGGTGGATTGCACGAGGCTATTGTTTTGAGCGGCTACGGTGACGCCTGGCCAGTTCACCATAAACGGCACGCGTGCGCCGCCTTCGTAGAGCGTGTCTGCTTTCTTGCCGCCATGGAAGGGCTTGTTCTCAAACATGCCCCCTTGGTCGGATAAGAAGATGATAATGGTTTCTTTATCGATGCCCTTGGCTGCTAGTGCGGCACGGACACGGCCGACAGATTCGTCCATCGCGCTAACCATTGCAGCATAGTGTGCCTCTTTGCCGGTGAATCCTTTGTCGAGGTAGTGCTTGAGCAAGTCCTTGCGGCCGACGTGTGGGCCATGCACCGTGTAATACCAGAGCGAGATCATGAAGGGTTGTTCCTTCTCGTAGTGCTCGATGAAGTTGACGGTTTCATCGGTCAACTTGTCAGTCAGGTAACGCTCTGTCTCGTCAGCCATGACGTCGGAATGATGGAAATACGGTGGATAGTAAGACTTCGGATGTCCTGCGTTGCCTGTGCCGATCTGCCGGTCAAACCCCTGATGGATGGGGTGAAAGGGCTCGTGGCCGAGATGCCACTTGCCGACGAATAGATTATAGTAGCCTAAGTCCTTGAGCGCTTCGGCGTAGCTAGTGTATTCGAGTGCTAACCAATTGGGGCACGGGAACTGAGCGGGATCCTTCTTCCAGTAGTTGACTGGGTTGCTCTCGTCGGTGCGGCCGTATTTATCAAAGCCGTGTTCAATATCATTCGGAATGTGGCGCACCATTTTGATCCGTGCGGGATGTTGTCCGGTTAGCAGCGTGGCGCGGCTGGGGCTACAGGTCGGCGTCGCAATGTAGGCTTGTTGGAAGTCGAGACTGTCTGCTGCCAGCGCATCCAGATTCGGCGTGTCCAGTAGTGGATCGCGGTAACCCATATCATCCCAGCCCATGTCATCGACGAAGAGCAGCACGATATTCGGTTGTGCCGTGGTTGGAGCATTCGATTTTGCTGCATGCGCGGTGGCGCTAAAAGTTAATGTCAGCAGGAGTGAGGCGAGCAAAGAGGTCGTTGTTTTCATAGAGAGTCCCAATGGGGGGGGTATTATCTTATCACAAAGCTGCGTGGCATAAATGCGAAATCACGTAAAAAGCATACACAATCTCGCCAAGATCCGCATGTCCGCTGTGAGGTAAATCATTGTGGCGAGATTGTGTATGCTTTTTCCGTAAATGCGTGTATCAGCGCGAGGGTCCCATAGATATACTGCCTAACTTCTACAAATCTTTCGGATAATTAGAGCACGCCGAAATCCTTATCACACCCCAATGGTATCTTAACACCTATCTCATGAACATACTTGAAGTCTCATTATTCATCATCGCCGTTGTTGGCGTTATCGGTCTTGGCATTTGGAAGAGTCGAGACGAAGACACTTCGGGAGAGCAGGGCGCTTCCGATTATTTCCTCGCTGGCCGTGGCCTCACGTGGTGGCTCGTCGGTTTCTCATTGATCGCTGCTAATATCTCGACCGAGCAATTTGTCGGCATGTCAGGCTCTTCAGCCAATTGGCTCGGCATGGCGATCGCCTCTTACGAGTGGATGGCGGCTGTCACTCTGATCTTTGTGGCGTTCTGGTTCTTGCCGAAATTCCTCAAAGCAGGTCTCTATACGATTCCTGAATTTTTGCAGTATCGTTTCGACGGTGTCGCACGTCTCGCCATGGCGATTCCTGCGATTGTAACCTTGGTATTTGTTACAACCTCTTCGGTCATTTTCTCCGGCGGTAAGTTCGTTTCCGAATATTACAATGATGTGCCGATCCTCAATAATCTGACCGCAGTCTGCTGGATGATCGCGATTTTTGCGGCGGTTTATGTATTCGTCGGTGGTCTAAAAGCCTGTGCGTGGACTGACTTGATCTGGGGCGCGGCTCTGATTGTTGGTGGTGCGATCGTGATGTTCCTCGCGTTTAATGTGTTGGCAGACAAGTCAGCCGAAGAGCTCTTCCTCACCAAGGTTGCGAATTCAGATGCGACGGTTGAGCAACTCGAAGTGGCGAGCCCGTGGGAACGATTCATGTTATTGAATGATGGTGTCGACGGCGAAGCCGTTGCCATGAACGGGCCGAATGGTTCTGGCGGTAAGGTGCACATGGTGCGCCCGAAAGAAGACACGGACATTCCATGGACTGCATTGCTGATCGGTCTTTGGATTCCTAATTTCTTTTACTGGGGGCTGAATCAATATATCGTGCAACGCACTTTGGGTTCGAAGTCGCTGGCCGAAGGTCAGAAAGGTATTGTTTTTGCGGCGACTCTGAAGTTGCTGATTCCATTCTTGGTGGTGATTCCGGGGATTCTCGCTTTCAATCTCTTTAGCGGCGACCTCCATACCTCTGCTGCCAATAAGAACATCGCGATGGTTCAAGCAGCCGAAGTGGCGAATTCAAACACGGTTGTTTCTGTCGAGGCCGCCGTTGTCGGACTACAGCCAGAGCTTGCTGGACGTGCCTTGGCACAGAACATCACGGCAGTCGGTGCGGATGCAACGCTGGCCGTGGGGGTTGGAGGCGATGAGCTAGCGAATCGTATCAACGAGCTCGCGCAATCCGGAGTGGATGGCGGCATGAGTCTATCGACTCTGAAGGCATATGATTATGACTCCGCATTCCCAGTTCTCGTGCGTAACCTAATCAAGCCGATCCCGTTGATTTCCTGGTTCGTGCTCGCAGCTCTCTGCGGCGCGGTGATCAGCTCACTGGCATCCATGCTTAACTCTGCTTCGACGATTGCGACAATGGATTTATACTCGAAATTTTCGGGTGAAAAGAATCCAGCAAAACTGGTTAAAGTTGGTCGTGGGTTTGTGGTGCTCTTCGTTTTACTTGCCGCACTCGTTGCTCCAAAGCTCGATAACTTCGAGAGTATCTTCGCATACATCCAAGAGTTCCAAGGGTTCATCTCTCCTGGTATCTTGGCCGTCTTCATCTTTGGCTTCTTCTCACCACGCACACCTCGCTACTTCGGTGCGGTTGGCATCGGCCTGAACGTTGTTTCTTATGGTTCGTTCAAGTTGTTCCTCGGTGATTGGGTCGTCTCCAAGGGCTGGTGGTATGCCGATCAAATCGCATTCTTAGACCGTATGGCTATCTGCTTCTTTATTGTAATGATCGCGGGTGCATTACTCACGTTGATCAAACCAATGAAGAATCCAGTGGTGTTGCCAGTGAACGATCAAATCGAATTGGAGTCTTCCAAGGGCGCGAAGATCGTTGGTATCGGTGTGGTGCTCGCTACCATCGCACTCTACGCAGTCTTCTGGTAGGCCGCTCGCTTAATACTGCTTTCCAAGGTCGGACGTTCGCTATAACGTCCGACCTTTTTTTGAAAAGGTCATCTTTCTGTTCATTGTCCCCGAGTTCTCTAATACATGAAGTCTAATAAATGCTGTTCTCTTTCTGTCGGTTGCTTGATTGCTGCGTCATTTCTCTCAACTGGAATCGCCGTCGTTGCTGAAAAGGCGTCGTCTTCTCAGCCGAATGTGGTGATTATTTATGGCGATGATGTCGGTTTCGGTGACATCGGTGTGAATGGTTCGACTATGATTCCAACGCCTAATATTGATCGATTGGCAGCAGGCGGCTTGAATTTTACGGATGGTCACTGCGCGGCCGCGACATGCACGCCATCACGTTATTCACTCCTGACGGGCGTGCATGGCTTTCGTGATGGTGTCAGTATTTTGCCACCCAATGCACCGCTCAGTATTTCGACCGATATCTTGACACTGCCCAAGCTATTCAAGGACGCCGGATACACCACAGGTGTGGTTGGTAAATGGCATTTGGGTATTGGCGAAGCGGGGGTGTCCACGGATTGGAATGGGGATGTAAAGCCTGGGCCAATGGAAATCGGATTTGATTCGTCATTCCTGCTGCCATCCACCAATGATCGCGTGCCTTGTGTTTATCTCGATGGCCACCGCGTGGTGAATCTGGATCCTGCCGATCCTTTGTATGTCGGAAAGACGAAGGCTGATGTTGATCGTCATGGTAGCACGCCGTATCCAGATGCTGTGGCGAATCCAGAAGCGATGACTTATTACAAGAGTTCGCACGGACATAATAACAGTGTGATCAATGGCATCGGCCGTATCGGCTTCATGGCTGGTGGGAAGTCTGCGTTATGGGATGACGAAACGATGGCCGACGAGTTTGTGAAGCAGGCGAAGGCCTACATCGCAGCCAATAAGGACAAGCCATTCTTTCTCTATTTTGCGTCGCAGGATGTGCACGTGCCGCGCGCGCCGCATCCGCGTTTTCAGGGGGCGACAGAGTTGGGCTACCGTGGTGATGCGATGGTGCAGTTTGACTGGTCCACTGGCGAAATTCTAGATGCACTTGAGGCGCATGGACTGACTGAAAATACGATTGTTATTTTTTCCAGTGACAATGGCCCCGTGTATGACGATGGCTATGCGGATGGCACCACTGTCAAAACATCGACCGAGGAGGTCGATCGCGGTCACGACGGCTCTGCGCACTATCGCGGCGGTAAATATCAGATCTACGAAGGTGGCACCCGCGTGCCTTTTATTATTCGCTGGCCAGCACGTATTCAACCGGGCGTATCGAACGCCTTAGTGAATCAGATCGATTTCATCGCATCGTTTGCGGACCTGTTGGACATCGAATTAGCGGTAACGGATGCGGCTGATAGCCGTGATACATTAGCCGCGTTCCTCGGTGAAGATGCCATCGGTCTGCCGTATATGATCGAAGAGGCTGGTCGGACGAGTCGTGCTTTACGTTTAGGCGACTGGAAATATATCGCTCCGACAAAGGCGTGGAGGAACAAGCCTGGGAAAGATGCGGAATTATATCGCTTGGATAGCGACCCCAGTGAGTTGAATAATATCATCGATCAAAACCCTGAGAAGGCTGAGTTGATGGATCTTCAGCTGAAGGAATTGATGTCTGCGGACGGCGTTCGATAACCACTGCTTGATTAACTCAAGACCGTCCGTTGAGTATCGTATATTGACTTCGCACGGTCGGGGTCGGCATGTGCTGGTGTCCAATATAGGCACATATTATACGGGGACATCTAAAAATGGGTGTTCTTATCGGGGACTTTGTCTGAGACATTCAAGCCAAGGAAACGCTGAAAACTGAAACTCGGTATATTCTTCGCTACAGATTGTAGTATAGATGTCGCCAGTATAACTGGTGTGGCGGCCTCCAGCAGTTGATTGATATCACTGCTGGAGGCCAGGTGATTGAGATGTTTTATTCAGATGCCGTGATGCTTAGCTTGACGAATTTTTGCGGGTCTTCGGAGTCAAATTCGTATTCGTAGGACGATGGGAACTCGCTGCTGACTGTGGTGTCGAGTGGTGTCCAGCTGTCGTCTGTCAGGTCATCTTTGACTAGGATGCCGTGTGTGAAGGTGTAACTGTTGATCGCCGAGGAGACGCCATAGTGATAGGCGAGCTTGCCATTCGATTTTATTGAAATCTGTGGGTAGGCGCTGCTGCTTGGGTCCTGGCTGTTGGGCAGGGCGCCGTTGGTGCCGAGGAATTGCTCCATCAGGTCGGTTAGGCCATCGTTGTCGCTGTCCATTGCGAGGCGTTCAGGCTTGATCGTGGGGTCTAGGTCGCCATCCCCATCCCCATGGTCTATGGTGACGTCGGCGGCAAAGGTCTGAGGTGCGTGCGCGGAGAGTGTCGCCGTGACGCTTGCGTAGTCACCGTCTTCCGTGGGATCGACCGTGATTAAGTTCGTGTGCTCGTGAGGGTCGGCAGTGCGATCGTATAGTTCTCTGCTAAGTAAGGCGCCGGGCGCGCCGTCGGTCTTGGCTCGATCTTCGATGTAATGCCAATCCTTGGATAAAACGGAAGCCCCATTAGTTGAAACTGTCACCGCGACACTGCTGGTATCTGTGGATGGGCTGGTTAGCATGCTCGCATAGCTTGAGCCGTCGAGGTCCGGTTTGGCGGGCAAATTGCAGAGCTCGATCAAAGTCGGATAGAGGTCAATGAGGCTGACGGGATTATCGCAGTATTCGAGCGTTGGTGTGTCGACTGCGCGGGTGGCAGGTGTGCTAATAATGAGAGGAGTTAACACGGATTCGGCCCAGAGGGTGTTTTTATGATATTGTAGCTTCTCGCCTAGGTGCCAACCGTGGTCGCCCGTGACGATGATGATGGTATTGTCCGCGTAGTCGCTATTTAGGAGTGCATCGAAAATGACGCCGAGTGCATCGTCGGATTGTGAGACGCATGCCATGTATGCGCGTGTGGCCTCTTTGATGGTATTGTGAGCGGCATCGTTGGCTACGATCCAGTCGTAGTCTTTCATGGATTTGAATAAATTGGAGCCGTTTGGTTTGTTGATGTCATCCAGGTCAGTCGCAAGCACGTTGGGCGTTTGCAGGTTCGCGAGGTCGCCATTGCCGGGCACGGAGTCGTATTCGTCGTAGAGGTCGAAATAGTGCTGTGGCGCGAACCACGGGAAGTGTGGTTTATAGAGACCGACTGCCATGAAAAAGGGCTCTTGCAAGGCGCCATTACCCACCGTGCCGAGTTGATCTTCTGCCCATGCGGCTTTTTGATAGTCCTTGGTGCGTGTTATGTCCGGATTCGATGTGGGACCCCATGATAAGCCTTTGGTAATGGCATAGTCGGCGTAAAGTTCATTGGGGTCGTAGGTTCCGTTGAATTTGTTCTCCTTACTGACTGTCTCTTGGTCGTCGTCGGCAGTGTCAAACAGGTTGATGTGCTTGTAAGTATCAAAGGCCCAGTGCCCTAGGTCATCCCCATCGGTTGATTCGTGTCCGTGGAACACCTTTCCTGTTGAGAGTGTGTAGTAGCCGTTCAGGCGTAAATACTCCGGGAGTGTTGGGTTGTTTTGCACCAGTTCGGCATCGCGCATGTTTGCGCCGTTGCCATACACGCCTATTTTGTTGGGCATATACCCGGATAAGAAGGATGATCGAGACGGGCCGCAGACTGGTGCCGCGCAAACTGCATTGCGAAATACGATCGTGCCTGCGTCACAAAAGCTGTCGATGTTAGGCGTTTTGCACTGCTGTTTCACGGGGTCGGTGCCAGCGAGTGGACCAATCCAATCATTAAGGTCATCGACTGTAATCAGGATCACATTTGGCTGCTGACTGGCTGTTGTGATGGTGGGGGTGCTAATTGCACTGATGATTGCCATGCTGGTAGCGAGGTATGAAGTTCGGGAGGGTAATTGCATGAGTTATTGGAGTGGTTATTAATCCTCATTGTAACCCGATATGCCGCGTGTCGATAGTTATGATTGCGGATATATTATGTCTGTTTGCGCCATCGATACCTTGCTGCAGGGAAATTAAATTGAAAGATGACTGCTTTGTGAGGTATTTTCCTTATACTTGTTTAGGATGGTGATCAAATTACGCCTAATTAATACGCAATCTTGTATATTACATATGCTCTATGTCCTGTAGTTTAATATGCAATATGAGTAAATACCCCAACATTACATATCGTTTTTATATTACGACTTTCATGCTCGCTTGTAGCCCTTGGCTATGTGCTCAAGCCGCGGCAGATTCAGGTCCGCCCGTTGCAGACGATGTCGCAGTTCCGGCTGGATTTGTGCTACCAGATGCAGATGATCCTGCAGACGCTTATTCTGGAGAAGGAGAAAATGCCATGGTGCTTCCTGAGGGCTTTGTGCTGCCCGAGGAGGATGAGGATGCTACAGATGCGAGCGCCGATACGGATGAAGGCGAATTTGAGGATGAAGACGGTGAAGAAGTTTATGTCCTGCCTGAGTTCGTGGTGTCAGCCGAGAAGGACCAAGGTTATTATTCTGCGCACTCACTTGCGGGGACTCGCACCAGTGAACTGATTAAAAATACGCCTCTGACTATTGGTGTCATTAATGAAGAGCTCATCAATGACTTCGGATTGAATACGATTGATGATCTTGCGAGTGTATTGGCAGGTGTTCAAACCGATGCGAACGACGGATTCAATAACCGTGTGTTGCGCTTCCGTGGATTCAAATCGAACTCTCAGACCTTTGAGTTCATGCCGCGTGTTTTGGATCAAGATAATTACAATGTGGCTCGTTCTGAGATCATTCGCGGCTCAAACAGTTTGATTTATGGTCAGTCTGACCCAGGCGGTAAGGTCAATTACATCGCTAAACGTGCTGAGTTTGGTAAGAATAAGGGACGCGTCTCCACTACGATTGAAGATGACGGTTCCTATCGTGGTGAGTTTGACTACAACCAAGTCATTAACGAAAAAGTGGCGACTCGGGTGATGGGGGTATACTCCTATAAGGACCTTGTCCAAGATGAGGCAGACCGCACCTTTCAAGGTATGACTGTAGAAACGAGTTACCGAGCTACAGAGAACACTCAGTTCCGCTTACACCTAGAAGGAGCCAAGGCGGATCGCACACCGATCGCAAATTGGTATAAAGATGGAACTTCTGAATATGGCACGACTGGCCCGTTTCGAAATCTTCCGTTTGATGACGATTTGGTTGATTATTTGCCCAATAGTATGGTGCAGGATATGATTAACTTCAACGACGGAACGTTAGAGACAACGGATCTTAGAGCTAATGGAACTCCTAACTCAAAGCCAGTGCTTGATTTCTTTGAGTCAAAGCAGGATATAAAAAATCTCTACAAAAGTATTGATTTTGACCCCGATGATATTGGTGATTTCGAAGGAGACGATGAGTATCGGGACAGTGAAGGATTTTTTGCATTGGGAGAAATGATGCACTCATTCACCGAGAACTTAAATCTTAAGTTTGCTTTCGCAATCGATAGTGAGGATACCGATTCTGAAACAATTAATTTGGGCACGGTTAAATTGGCCACGAACAAGAGCTATGATCCAGATCGTTCCTATCCTTATAAAGGTCTGGGGCGTGACGGCGAACCAAATCCGATTAGTGACGCGAAATACTTAGGTGGAAACGGAAGTGTTGAGGAAGCGATATCGGGAGCGCATGTGGGTGCGAGGTGGGTAAAGAACGAGGCTTTTGAAGACACCTACTCTACTAGGACGACCTTCTCATGGCATAAAGATATTGCAGAGAGTAAGCAGCAGTTCTTGTTCTCATATGACTTCGACTATCGCGATGTCGGTAAAAAGAAAAAAGACCCATATTATACGTATGCGACGCCTGGTGCGGATGGCATCTATAGTAACAGTGACAAGACCCCCATTTTGAACTATCGCTTTGATGGCGTTGACACAGGAAACTATTCGGGGGACTCGAAGTGGGTCGAAACGAATAAGGATACAGCACAGATTGAAACGCATGCTCTATGGTTTGCGAATCAAGGCACCTATACCGATGGGCGCTTGCATACACTGTTAGGCGTGCGTGTGGATATGATTGATGTTTCGTCAGAGAATGACCGGACCGCGATCAAGGGCTATGAAAATGGAAAGGTTAAAACAGATGATACCTATACTGAGTGGAGCCCTTCGATCGGTGCACTGTTCTGGTTTCATGAGAATGTCGCGGTTTTTGCGAATTATTCGACCTCGGTTCAATCGCCCACAGGATTTGATCGTAACCCAGAAGGTGAGATCTTGGACCCTGAAAAGGGCAAAGGTTATGAGGTCGGATTCAAATTTGAATTGCTTGACGGGAAGCTGAATGGCGAATTGGTCGGCTTCAGCATCAAAAAAGAGAATGACATCAATTCTTTGAATACCAGCGAGCTTCAAGGCCTGTATCCAAATGATGGAACCAATGATGACTTATACGATCAAACAGACGGTAGCACACAATTTGTCGGTAATCGTCTATCTGGGATTGACGTGCAGTCACAAGGCGTCGAGTTGATGGTCTTTTATAACCCGATTTCAGCGGTTTCACTGTCGCTAGGATATGCCTATTTGGATACCGAAATTAAGGATCATCCGCTTGACTATAAAGAAGGGAATACACAAAACGGCACGGCACCGCATACTGTCACATTCACCGGGAGATATAGCTTCAAGGATGGGCTTCTCAAGGGGGGCTATTTCGGTGGTAGTATGAAGTATATCGATAAAGCCCTTTACGATACATATGAGCTCCTGGACGGCGGTAATGCGGAGCTTTGGTTAGATGACCATTTTGAGACGAGTCTCTTTGCGGGCTGGAGTTGCAAAATGGGCAAGAGTCAGGAAGCCCCGAAGTTATCTCTCAAAGTGATCGTTAAGAACGTGTTTGACGAGGTGAGCTATGTTGCGAAGAGCAACGGTGCGCAATATACGAACCCACGCACCTTCGGCCTGCAGGCTGCAGTCGACTTTTAATACCAAATACTGACCAGTATTGGTATGAAAATAACCGCAGTGCGCAGAGGAGATGGGGAGTGTGGATACTCCGCGTCTGCTCTCTGCGTGCTGTGCGAACTTTAGCGCGCTGCACAACCAAAGATTAATTTCTGACTCCTTGCTTCTAAGTCCTGAATGTCGGCTGACCTACGTCGCGGTTCCAACTCATCTTTTTAGATGTTCCCGTATTATACCGCTGCGTATCAAGTATTGTGATTCTCGATAGGGCGGTCTGATTGTCGAAAAAACACAATCTTACTTCAGTCGTAGGTGGCTTCCATTAGGTGGTCACCCGCTAGGAGGGGTGGTTCCAACGAACGTGTCGGTTGAACACCTACATTGGGAGGAGCTTATGTCAGGCTAGGCACTTGACTACGCTTTTCACATGTCATGATGCGCGCCAGTATAAATGATCTGAATGATGCCGTTCGGACAGTTGATATCAAAGTGTTCGCTGCGACATCAGGTAGGGCAGCACGTAGAAGAGGACACGGGGGATCTGCTCACTCGCACAGACCATGCAGTGGTTCAGTATCATTGCCCCCTGCAGTTTCGTTAAACTCAAAAAAGGCCGCCCTAGTATCGGGCGGCCTTGTCTAAAGCTAAATGTCGCGGTGTTGTCTACGCTTTGTTACGAGCGGCACGTTCGACTCGTTTCAGGTAGTCTTCGATGTTCTCGTCTGGCTGCATGTAAAGTGCGCGGCGTAGCAGTGGCAACGCTGCCTGATATTCTGTGTTGGCGACGAGTGCCTGTGCGTGGGCAATAAGTGCTTTGCGCTCGAACTCAGCTATCTTTTCGGCCTGCTCAAAGCGGTTGATTGCTTTGGCGAGATCGCCTTGGGCTGCGTAGATACGGCCTAGGTCGATGATGGCTTCGCCGTTGAGGGCATCACGCTTAATGATTTGATCGAGTGCGGTGATGGCTGTCTCGTTATCGTCTTCGGCGCGGGCGATCTTGGCTTCGAGGATGAGCAGTGCGAGGTCGTCGGTCTCATTGATCTGTGTGCCGAGTTGCTGGCGTGTCTGTGCGATCATCACTTTGCCTTCGTCGTAGTTACCGCTGCGTGTGAGGATCTTGGCGCGCGAATGAGTGAGTAAGTGTCTTTTCTTTGACTCGAACTGGCGATTTGGATGGAGGGACTGTAGATGACACTCTGACTTTCGATTTGCGCCTCAAGGGCTTTACGGGATCCTCTTATACGAGTCCTGATGTGACGCTTGGAACTGCTTACGATCTCAGCGCAGACTGGGATAGTGTCTATGATGCGACTACTAATCCCGTTCCCACTCCTCTGCAACACTTTGGCCCTGGCGGTGATATCGACAATAATCAGTCCTTCCAGTTAAGTATTGAGAATATCTTTTTTGATCAAGGTGAGGGCGATGGTTGGGCGGCCACATTTGACGGTTTTTCTGCGATCTCTAAATATGGCACGGATAACACCACTTATTACTTTGGAACAACAGCCGCTGAGTCTATTTTCATGACGGGTGATGGGGATTCCGGATTCTCTGGCCCAGTTGATGTGCTTACAGTGACTGCTACCGCGAATGGTAATCGTTTTCGTGACCTTGATTTTGCATTCACCACTGCTATTCCCGAGCCCGGCACTTACGCACTGCTCCCTGGCCTCACTGGCCTTGCCTTTGTTATGGCTCGTCGTGGTAGATCCTGAGCCTGTCGAAGGGCCGTCGCCGCGCTTAAGCTGACTGACGCTTCAATTTTCAAAGGCCTCGGATCATTGATCCGAGGCCTTTTTTGTGGCTACGGATCTGGAGGACTTCAATCTCGGAGGCAGAGAGCGCTACGATTCATCCTAGATTCAGGAGTTAGAAGTCAGAAGTTAGTCCTTGGTGATGAAACTCTTACGAACGTATTCGCTGTCGCCGATTTGGCGAATCGAAGATTCTTCATAAAACACTGAT
The window above is part of the Lentimonas sp. CC4 genome. Proteins encoded here:
- a CDS encoding sialate O-acetylesterase, which gives rise to MKYMRYILTAALCALSPTASVIASADQPVHVVLFAGQSNMAGAGNYHALSSEDKARVEDAAKQVSLTYNGKSTAPLTYFTYSTEKYDFSDRFGPELFVGIELAQANPDQEYLFIKRAQGGTALYGAWNPEWSADKSKAVEKGDRKQNLHLVDEHIAYIHQELSRLEAAGQSYKIIGMLWMQGENDAAKEISARSYEANLKQLIARYRREFNLPDMPFIYGQINSRYGNFEPGPTMVRQAMVNVAKADSRARVTLTTANPPWDDFPKHTDQVHYNEVGQKRLGTAFAKSLIELNQH
- a CDS encoding sulfatase, translated to MKTTTSLLASLLLTLTFSATAHAAKSNAPTTAQPNIVLLFVDDMGWDDMGYRDPLLDTPNLDALAADSLDFQQAYIATPTCSPSRATLLTGQHPARIKMVRHIPNDIEHGFDKYGRTDESNPVNYWKKDPAQFPCPNWLALEYTSYAEALKDLGYYNLFVGKWHLGHEPFHPIHQGFDRQIGTGNAGHPKSYYPPYFHHSDVMADETERYLTDKLTDETVNFIEHYEKEQPFMISLWYYTVHGPHVGRKDLLKHYLDKGFTGKEAHYAAMVSAMDESVGRVRAALAAKGIDKETIIIFLSDQGGMFENKPFHGGKKADTLYEGGARVPFMVNWPGVTVAAQNNSLVQSTDLFPTLVEIAGGDPSQYENLDGVSLLPTIRNNSILDRGEPLFGYRAYEDLYASVREGDWKLLAYRSGTLKLYNIANDIGEQKDLAATHPEKVDQLVKKLKAWEKEMEVDQYSGVQ
- a CDS encoding sodium/solute symporter (Members of the Solute:Sodium Symporter (SSS), TC 2.A.21 as described in tcdb.org, catalyze solute:Na+ symport. Known solutes for members of the family include sugars, amino acids, nucleosides, inositols, vitamins, urea or anions, depending on the system.), translated to MNILEVSLFIIAVVGVIGLGIWKSRDEDTSGEQGASDYFLAGRGLTWWLVGFSLIAANISTEQFVGMSGSSANWLGMAIASYEWMAAVTLIFVAFWFLPKFLKAGLYTIPEFLQYRFDGVARLAMAIPAIVTLVFVTTSSVIFSGGKFVSEYYNDVPILNNLTAVCWMIAIFAAVYVFVGGLKACAWTDLIWGAALIVGGAIVMFLAFNVLADKSAEELFLTKVANSDATVEQLEVASPWERFMLLNDGVDGEAVAMNGPNGSGGKVHMVRPKEDTDIPWTALLIGLWIPNFFYWGLNQYIVQRTLGSKSLAEGQKGIVFAATLKLLIPFLVVIPGILAFNLFSGDLHTSAANKNIAMVQAAEVANSNTVVSVEAAVVGLQPELAGRALAQNITAVGADATLAVGVGGDELANRINELAQSGVDGGMSLSTLKAYDYDSAFPVLVRNLIKPIPLISWFVLAALCGAVISSLASMLNSASTIATMDLYSKFSGEKNPAKLVKVGRGFVVLFVLLAALVAPKLDNFESIFAYIQEFQGFISPGILAVFIFGFFSPRTPRYFGAVGIGLNVVSYGSFKLFLGDWVVSKGWWYADQIAFLDRMAICFFIVMIAGALLTLIKPMKNPVVLPVNDQIELESSKGAKIVGIGVVLATIALYAVFW
- a CDS encoding sulfatase-like hydrolase/transferase, producing MKSNKCCSLSVGCLIAASFLSTGIAVVAEKASSSQPNVVIIYGDDVGFGDIGVNGSTMIPTPNIDRLAAGGLNFTDGHCAAATCTPSRYSLLTGVHGFRDGVSILPPNAPLSISTDILTLPKLFKDAGYTTGVVGKWHLGIGEAGVSTDWNGDVKPGPMEIGFDSSFLLPSTNDRVPCVYLDGHRVVNLDPADPLYVGKTKADVDRHGSTPYPDAVANPEAMTYYKSSHGHNNSVINGIGRIGFMAGGKSALWDDETMADEFVKQAKAYIAANKDKPFFLYFASQDVHVPRAPHPRFQGATELGYRGDAMVQFDWSTGEILDALEAHGLTENTIVIFSSDNGPVYDDGYADGTTVKTSTEEVDRGHDGSAHYRGGKYQIYEGGTRVPFIIRWPARIQPGVSNALVNQIDFIASFADLLDIELAVTDAADSRDTLAAFLGEDAIGLPYMIEEAGRTSRALRLGDWKYIAPTKAWRNKPGKDAELYRLDSDPSELNNIIDQNPEKAELMDLQLKELMSADGVR